A section of the Oryza sativa Japonica Group chromosome 1, ASM3414082v1 genome encodes:
- the LOC9271701 gene encoding pentatricopeptide repeat-containing protein At3g58590 — protein sequence MPSPSPSAPPSASLFNSLIASRARAGRAAEGFALLARMLAAGVAPTAFTFAPILSSPSAGARCAAQLHPHILKSGLLHSDPYSGTSLVGFFGRNGRFDDALRLFGEMPVRSVVTWNCLISSFAQHGRACDAVIWFRALVRSGNSVSDGSLVAVLPAFGTPEQVHGLVKKIAIDSFSTVANSLLNSYCTHSSTSLAENLFSEFMFRDVVSWNTMIIAFARRSLPQRALEFFWMMEGWSVLPNEITFSSVIYACTSINGHEHGKSIHAKVIKHNLNTRPFVNTSLFDFYSKCGCTKDAHKVLEEAPEDSTTRWNGLISCHSDTDVPTSFFILREMLRSGVMPNEVSLSSLLKDPSVFDLLQIHSLVTRLGYDGYDYVSSAIISSYASHEMVSDALAYGGMLDPDSCAVSMNVLAGVYNRVRMYDEAKKLLLHQGCNDTVSWSILITACARNGDYAEALKFFELMRILGHHFDSYVSVSLLSICTKSNSLVLGRLLHGLIIKTNSGCLDTYVHNMLLDMYAKCGRIEECLKAFKEMEDRNIISWTAIISGLALNGFSRKALAWFKAMEEDGFKPDKVAITAVLSACRHGGLVHEGMNIFRHMKSEYSIEPEMEHYICVVDMLCKCGHLKEAEVVIRGMPFQPSAVVWRTFLQGCQTYGMIDTQVLS from the coding sequence ATGCCGAGCCCGAGTCCGAGCGCGCCGCCCTCCGCTTCCCTCTTCAACTCCCTCATCGcgtcccgcgcccgcgccggccgcgccgccgagggCTTTGCGCTCCTCGCGCGCATGCTCGCCGCGGGCGTCGCCCCGACGGCGTTCACCTTCGCGCCGATCCTCTCctcgccttcggccggcgcccgCTGCGCGGCGCAGCTGCACCCTCACATCCTCAAGAGCGGGCTGCTCCACAGCGACCCCTACTCCGGGACATCGCTGGTGGGGTTCTTTGGGCGGAATGGCCGGTTTGATGATGCACTCAGGTTGTTCGGCGAAATGCCTGTGCGGAGCGTCGTCACCTGGAACTGTCTCATCTCTTCGTTTGCGCAGCATGGACGTGCCTGCGATGCTGTGATCTGGTTCAGGGCGCTGGTTCGAAGCGGTAACAGCGTGTCTGATGGCTCTCTTGTGGCAGTACTTCCTGCTTTTGGCACACCAGAGCAAGTTCATGGGCTTGTGAAGAAAATTGCGATAGATTCCTTCTCAACAGTTGCAAACTCATTGCTGAATTCATACTGTACTCACAGTTCCACGTCTTTGGCAGAGAATCTGTTTAGTGAGTTCATGTTCAGAGACGTGGTTTCTTGGAATACAATGATCATTGCCTTCGCTAGGAGAAGCTTGCCTCAGAGAGCCCTTGAATTTTTCTGGATGATGGAAGGTTGGAGTGTTTTGCCCAATGAAATAACATTTAGCAGTGTAATTTATGCCTGCACCAGTATAAATGGACATGAACATGGGAAGTCCATTCATGCAAAAGTTATCAAACACAATCTCAATACGAGACCATTTGTGAACACTTCACTGTTTGATTTCTATTCAAAATGTGGTTGTACGAAGGATGCTCACAAAGTTCTTGAAGAAGCTCCTGAGGATAGCACCACACGTTGGAATGGACTGATTTCTTGTCACTCAGATACTGATGTTCCAACGTCGTTTTTTATTCTGAGAGAGATGTTGCGATCTGGTGTTATGCCAAACGAGGTTAGTTTGTCTTCTTTGCTCAAGGACCCATCAGTATTCGATCTGTTGCAGATTCACTCGTTGGTAACAAGATTGGGTTACGACGGCTATGACTATGTCTCAAGTGCCATTATATCTTCATATGCTTCACATGAAATGGTTTCTGATGCTTTGGCTTATGGGGGTATGTTAGATCCTGACTCCTGTGCTGTCTCCATGAATGTTTTAGCTGGGGTATATAACAGAGTCCGCATGTATGACGAAGCGAAGAAGCTACTTTTACATCAGGGATGTAATGACACTGTTTCATGGAGCATACTTATCACTGCTTGTGCAAGGAATGGTGATTATGCTGAAGCTCTTAAATTTTTCGAACTGATGAGAATTTTGGGGCATCATTTTGATAGCTATGTATCTGTGAGCCTGCTAAGCATTTGTACAAAGTCTAATAGCCTTGTTCTTGGTAGGTTGCTTCATGGGCTTATCATCAAGACCAATTCTGGTTGCTTAGATACTTATGTTCATAATATGTTGCTAGATATGTATGCTAAGTGCGGTAGAATTGAAGAATGTCTGAAAGCCTTTAAGGAAATGGAAGATAGGAACATTATCTCCTGGACAGCTATAATTTCTGGCCTTGCACTTAATGGTTTTTCTCGTAAGGCCCTGGCATGGTTTAAAGCCATGGAAGAGGATGGCTTCAAACCTGACAAGGTAGCAATTACAGCAGTCCTTTCAGCTTGTAGGCATGGTGGACTGGTGCATGAAGGAATGAATATATTCAGACATATGAAGTCTGAATATTCAATCGAGCCTGAGATGGAGCATTACATTTGTGTGGTGGACATGCTATGCAAGTGTGGTCATTTGAAGGAAGCTGAGGTTGTGATTAGAGGCATGCCATTCCAACCAAGTGCTGTCGTATGGCGCACATTCCTCCAAGGTTGCCAGACATACGGTATGATAGATACTCAAGTACTTAGCTAG
- the LOC107279874 gene encoding uncharacterized protein — MAVRQYAINEEFELGTEKSDPTRFRGFCTADGCQWRIVGRTQHDKTVRVQINAGKHDCSSTSRVLGRMASQAWVADRAAAIMRKKPNCGAKELKTILEERYKAEIELRCPGSRVEIGTKEVNGQVHFERFFCCFEPCITGFLLGCRKYLSIDSTALNGKWNGHLAASNALDGHNWMYPMAFGFFDAETTDNWTWFMEQLAVCIGHVEDLAICTDACKGLENVVERVFPNCEERECFRHLMENLTKRKTGTVYGNLWPAARAFRSEIYDYHMDKVLSADPDVGDWLYKHHKILWARSKFSPKIKCDFITNNVAESWNAWIKEFKELQVDALADAIREKTAALWAKRRKIGEKLEGRNILPAIVTQLKAATRGLANMRVMKGADDTAEVTELHNSVEVYRHVVYLDQQKCTCREWQLTGKPFSHALAAISKQRNPIMDDFVDPVFSVSCFRAAYEGVIPCITDKSQWPTANKDFKLQPPVPKPRTVPRQRKNMIPSCLEKGKGKIRRQVKCPRCGGLGHRQSSQKCPLNGTKKRKRKAKNIATKARKKKTAKEIVETPTRSKVARVQLVDSPARVTRSQTRTTGTPTIAREGCSQDSPGPVTRRRLAMTEATPSQPLPPTKKKLTPKKKQN, encoded by the exons ATGGCTGTCAGGCAATATGCCATCAATGAAGAATTTGAGCTTGGCACTGAGAAGTCTGACCCTACCAGGTTTAGGGGATTCTGTACAGCAGATGGTTGTCAATGGAGGATTGTTGGCAGAACTCAACATGATAAGACTGTTAGG GTGCAAATAAATGCAGGAAAGCATGATTGTTCCTCTACTAGCAGGGTTCTTGGAAGAATGGCATCACAAGCTTGGGTAGCAGATAGAGCTGCTGCAATTATGAGGAAGAAGCCAAATTGTGGGGCCAAGGAGCTAAAGACCATATTAGAGGAGCGGTACAAG GCTGAGATAGAGTTGAGGTGTCCTGGCAGTCGAGTTGAAATTGGTACCAAGGAAGTAAATGGTCAAGTTCACTTTGAGAGGTTCTTTTGTTGCTTTGAGCCTTGCATCACAGGTTTCTTGTTAGGATGCAGAAAATACCTTAGCATTGATTCTACGGCCCTCAATGGGAAGTGGAATGGCCACTTGGCAGCATCAAATGCCTTAGATGGGCATAATTGGATGTACCCAATGGCATTTGGGTTCTTTGATGCAGAAACCACTGATAACTGGACTTGGTTCATGGAGCAACTTGCAGTGTGTATTGGACATGTGGAAGACCTGGCAATATGTACAGATGCTTGCAAGGGCCTAGAAAATGTAGTTGAGAGGGTTTTTCCTAACTGTGAGGAGAGGGAGTGCTTTAGGCACTTGATGGAAAACTTGACAAAGAGGAAAACTGGTACAGTTTATGGTAACTTGTGGCCAGCTGCTAGAGCTTTTAGGTCTGAGATCTATGACTATCACATGGATAAGGTTTTATCAGCTGATCCTGATGTTGGTGATTGGTtatacaaacatcataaaattcTGTGGGCAAGGAGCAAGTTCTCACCAAAGATCAAATGTGACTTCATCACTAATAATGTGGCTGAGTCATGGAATGCATGGATCAAAGAATTCAAGGAACTGCAAGTTGATGCCCTAGCAGATGCAATCAGAGAGAAGACAGCAGCCTTGTGGGCTAAGAGAAGGAAGATTGGAGAAAAACTAGAAGGCAGAAACATTTTACCTGCAATTGTCACACAACTAAAGGCAGCAACTAGAGGTTTAGCCAACATGAGAGTCATGAAGGGAGCGGATGATACAGCTGAAGTGACTGAGCTCCATAATAGTGTTGAAGTCTATAGGCATGTTGTGTATCTTGACCAACAGAAATGCACATGTAGGGAGTGGCAGTTAACAGGGAAGCCATTCTCTCATGCTCTTGCAGCTATCTCCAAACAAAGGAATCCAAtcatggatgattttgttgATCCCGTTTTCTCTGTTAGTTGCTTTAGGGCTGCATATGAAGGTGTCATCCCCTGCATAACTGACAAGTCCCAATGGCCAACAGCGAACAAAGATTTTAAGTTGCAGCCACCAGTGCCCAAGCCTAGAACTGTTCCTAGGCAAAGGAAAAACATGATTCCTTCTTGTCTTGAGAAGGGGAAAGGAAAGATCAGAAGGCAGGTGAAATGCCCAAGATGTGGTGGGCTAGGGCATAGACAGAGCAGCCAAAAGTGTCCTCTTAATGGGACCAAAAAGAG GAAGAGGAAGGCAAAGAATATTGCTACAAAAGCTAGGAAAAAGAAAACTGCTAAGGAAATTGTTGAAACTCCAACAAGATCAAAGGTTGCTAGAGTTCAATTAGTTGATAGCCCTGCTCGAGTCACTAGGAG tcaaacaaGGACAACTGGAACACCAACTATTGCTAGAGAAGGATGCTCACAAGATTCACCTGGACCAGTGACAAGGAGGCGCTTGGCTATGACTGAAGCAACACCATCACAGCCACTACCACCAACCAAGAAGAAATTGACTCCAAAGAAAAAACAGAACTGA
- the LOC4325136 gene encoding uncharacterized protein At4g18490 isoform X1: MDESRKRAASTANAKSSSLGEDFGNDFLSSWKLPKSGNDTIDFDVESVPKNSKKFSFDNLDDFGLDGAFDKLSSFKMGMSDLDFSGPLKKKVKPNNSNGNDLSEGIKGTEKDNFSFSFDFNELGKFNLDANLGIEENGMSKFVEKVNPVSSEGDKDPRKGLSVKGSDVLGGNISKEQKQTHDACTLRPTHLGSFSPARMDQNKVDLLSTDTHEEKSNETHPSRAAVNKPSQNLPCSSTPGEDPTHVTTTAVAENCREAPLVELSKVHISRGNNDSGQSVSSQFMNTSTTCPSISRKLTAQSDSQNDQNEIVGESACLNAQSPDNQRFRGTSMKLLKKTSCETKKAEKGTSGPKSLSSSMQRDMRNVKPASLNEAGSLSLPPQSSIVKASRPPQLTSETTLNQLSSANNMVKKMNTHSTELKRESTQANARSERPKIASSKTFCKPALHELLTTSMNAKDHKNSKLRLESPSTGNVSTLNAPSSPAHSNGHKTVASRSLLGSTNVFDAGKGTPKADNRPLSQLKAAKITKAGTISSKSDLLLEKDMMETSGRKGSPVTTSNNPKSYGEGKYVLPSPSMMQKTPKESASDPKAPAMLKHIMKSPAVRTSPETVSELGNKTIPGSGTPKARMDNAIASAISCEMGEISELELPALLENDVNVQKAEACRKELEDLCISLKRKHEEAKELAVRAIVNNNTMLMLNHPMFEDKICALQKFASNLRSKKVLFEDISAIDAH; encoded by the exons ATGGATGAATCACGAAAAAGAGCCGCATCTACTGCAAATGCTAAAAGTTCATCCCTTG GTGAAGATTTTGGCAATGATTTTCTTTCATCTTGGAAATTACCAAAATCAGGAAATGACACGATTGACTTTGACGTTGAGTCAGTTCCGAAGAATAGCAAGAAATTCAGCTTTGACAACCT GGATGATTTTGGGCTTGATGGAGCCTTTGACAAATTGTCGTCATTTAAAATGGGCATGTCTGATCTAGATTTCTCTGGTCCTCTCAAGAAAAAGGTGAAGCCCAACAACTCAAATGGCAACGATCTTTCTGAAGGGATAAAAGGGACTGAAAAGGACAACTTCTCCTTTTCCTTTGATTTCAATGA GCTGGGCAAGTTCAATCTTGATGCTAACTTGGGAATTGAGGAGAATGGTATGAGTAAATTTGTAGAAAAGGTCAACCCTGTCTCTTCAGAGGGTGACAAGGATCCAAGAAAAGGTCTTTCAGTTAAGGGCTCTGATGTTCTGGGAGGTAACATTAGTAAGGAACAAAAGCAAACACATGATGCTTGTACTCTGAGGCCTACTCATTTGGGAAG CTTTAGCCCTGCAAGAATGGACCAAAATAAAGTAGATTTGCTCTCAACTGATACACATGAAGAGAAATCTAATGAGACACACCCATCAAGAGCAGCTGTTAACAAGCCTTCTCAGAATCTTCCTTGCAGTTCTACACCTGGTGAAGATCCTACACACGTGACTACAACAGCAGTTGCTGAGAACTGTAGAGAAGCTCCTTTGGTGGAACTTAGTAAAGTTCATATATCAAGGGGGAATAATGATAGTGGGCAATCAGTTAGTTCACAATTCATGAACACCAGCACCACGTGCCCCTCCATCTCAAGAAAATTGACGGCCCAATCAGATTCCCAAAATGACCAGAATGAGATTGTGGGGGAAAGTGCATGTCTTAATGCACAAAGTCCTGATAACCAAAGGTTTAGAGGAACTTCAATGAAGCTTCTGAAGAAAACATCATGTGAAACAAAGAAGGCTGAAAAGGGGACTTCAGGTCCAAAGAGTCTCTCTTCATCAATGCAGAG GGATATGAGAAATGTCAAACCCGCATCATTGAATGAAGCAGGGAGTTTGTCTCTTCCGCCCCAGTCTTCAATTGTTAAAGCAAGCAGGCCTCCTCAACTAACTTCTGAAACAACCTTAAATCAATTAAGTAGTGCCAATAACATGGTAAAAAAGATGAATACACATTCTACTGAGTTGAAAAG GGAAAGCACACAAGCTAATGCAAGATCTGAAAGGCCTAAAATTGCTTCGTCAAAAACATTCTGCAAGCCAGCATTACATGAGCTGTTGACCACCTCCATGAATGCCAAAGATCATAAGAATTCCAAACTTAG ACTTGAGTCTCCTAGCACAGGCAATGTTTCTACACTGAATGCTCCTAGCAGCCCAGCACATAGCAATGGACATAAGACCGTTGCGAGTCGGTCACTCTTGGGAAGTACCAATGTTTTTGATGCAGGAAAAGGCACTCCTAAAGCTGACAATAGACCACTTTCTCAACTGAAAGCAGCAAA aaTTACTAAAGCAGGCACCATAAGTTCAAAGTCTGACTTGCTTCTGGAGAAGGATATGATGGAAACGAGCGGGAGGAAGGGTTCCCCTGTAACAACATCCAATAACCCAAAGTCCTATGGTGAAGGAAAATATGTGTTGCCTAGCCCATCCATGATGCAAAAGACTCCTAAG GAATCAGCTTCAGATCCAAAAGCTCCTGCTATGCTGAAGCACATCATGAAATCTCCAGCTGTGAG AACATCACCAGAAACTGTTTCAGAGTTGGGAAATAAAACA ATTCCAGGAAGTGGAACTCCAAAAGCACGCATGGATAATGCCATTGCTTCAGCAATATCATGTGAGATGGGGGAAATTTCTGAACTAGAGTTGCCTGCGCTGTTAGAAAATGATGTAAATGTACAAAAAGCTGAGGCTTGTAGAAAGGAGCTTGAAGAT TTATGCATTTCGTTGAAAAGGAAACATGAAGAAGCCAAAGAGCTAGCAGTGCGGGCTATTGTTAACAACAATACAATGCTGATGTTAAACCATCCAATGTTTGAGGATAAA ATTTGTGCTCTTCAGAAATTTGCTAGCAATCTGAGATCCAAGAAGGTTTTATTCGAGGATATTAGTGCCATTGATGCT CATTAA
- the LOC4325136 gene encoding uncharacterized protein At4g18490 isoform X2 yields MDESRKRAASTANAKSSSLGEDFGNDFLSSWKLPKSGNDTIDFDVESVPKNSKKFSFDNLDDFGLDGAFDKLSSFKMGMSDLDFSGPLKKKVKPNNSNGNDLSEGIKGTEKDNFSFSFDFNELGKFNLDANLGIEENGMSKFVEKVNPVSSEGDKDPRKGLSVKGSDVLGGNISKEQKQTHDACTLRPTHLGSFSPARMDQNKVDLLSTDTHEEKSNETHPSRAAVNKPSQNLPCSSTPGEDPTHVTTTAVAENCREAPLVELSKVHISRGNNDSGQSVSSQFMNTSTTCPSISRKLTAQSDSQNDQNEIVGESACLNAQSPDNQRFRGTSMKLLKKTSCETKKAEKGTSGPKSLSSSMQRESTQANARSERPKIASSKTFCKPALHELLTTSMNAKDHKNSKLRLESPSTGNVSTLNAPSSPAHSNGHKTVASRSLLGSTNVFDAGKGTPKADNRPLSQLKAAKITKAGTISSKSDLLLEKDMMETSGRKGSPVTTSNNPKSYGEGKYVLPSPSMMQKTPKESASDPKAPAMLKHIMKSPAVRTSPETVSELGNKTIPGSGTPKARMDNAIASAISCEMGEISELELPALLENDVNVQKAEACRKELEDLCISLKRKHEEAKELAVRAIVNNNTMLMLNHPMFEDKICALQKFASNLRSKKVLFEDISAIDAH; encoded by the exons ATGGATGAATCACGAAAAAGAGCCGCATCTACTGCAAATGCTAAAAGTTCATCCCTTG GTGAAGATTTTGGCAATGATTTTCTTTCATCTTGGAAATTACCAAAATCAGGAAATGACACGATTGACTTTGACGTTGAGTCAGTTCCGAAGAATAGCAAGAAATTCAGCTTTGACAACCT GGATGATTTTGGGCTTGATGGAGCCTTTGACAAATTGTCGTCATTTAAAATGGGCATGTCTGATCTAGATTTCTCTGGTCCTCTCAAGAAAAAGGTGAAGCCCAACAACTCAAATGGCAACGATCTTTCTGAAGGGATAAAAGGGACTGAAAAGGACAACTTCTCCTTTTCCTTTGATTTCAATGA GCTGGGCAAGTTCAATCTTGATGCTAACTTGGGAATTGAGGAGAATGGTATGAGTAAATTTGTAGAAAAGGTCAACCCTGTCTCTTCAGAGGGTGACAAGGATCCAAGAAAAGGTCTTTCAGTTAAGGGCTCTGATGTTCTGGGAGGTAACATTAGTAAGGAACAAAAGCAAACACATGATGCTTGTACTCTGAGGCCTACTCATTTGGGAAG CTTTAGCCCTGCAAGAATGGACCAAAATAAAGTAGATTTGCTCTCAACTGATACACATGAAGAGAAATCTAATGAGACACACCCATCAAGAGCAGCTGTTAACAAGCCTTCTCAGAATCTTCCTTGCAGTTCTACACCTGGTGAAGATCCTACACACGTGACTACAACAGCAGTTGCTGAGAACTGTAGAGAAGCTCCTTTGGTGGAACTTAGTAAAGTTCATATATCAAGGGGGAATAATGATAGTGGGCAATCAGTTAGTTCACAATTCATGAACACCAGCACCACGTGCCCCTCCATCTCAAGAAAATTGACGGCCCAATCAGATTCCCAAAATGACCAGAATGAGATTGTGGGGGAAAGTGCATGTCTTAATGCACAAAGTCCTGATAACCAAAGGTTTAGAGGAACTTCAATGAAGCTTCTGAAGAAAACATCATGTGAAACAAAGAAGGCTGAAAAGGGGACTTCAGGTCCAAAGAGTCTCTCTTCATCAATGCAGAG GGAAAGCACACAAGCTAATGCAAGATCTGAAAGGCCTAAAATTGCTTCGTCAAAAACATTCTGCAAGCCAGCATTACATGAGCTGTTGACCACCTCCATGAATGCCAAAGATCATAAGAATTCCAAACTTAG ACTTGAGTCTCCTAGCACAGGCAATGTTTCTACACTGAATGCTCCTAGCAGCCCAGCACATAGCAATGGACATAAGACCGTTGCGAGTCGGTCACTCTTGGGAAGTACCAATGTTTTTGATGCAGGAAAAGGCACTCCTAAAGCTGACAATAGACCACTTTCTCAACTGAAAGCAGCAAA aaTTACTAAAGCAGGCACCATAAGTTCAAAGTCTGACTTGCTTCTGGAGAAGGATATGATGGAAACGAGCGGGAGGAAGGGTTCCCCTGTAACAACATCCAATAACCCAAAGTCCTATGGTGAAGGAAAATATGTGTTGCCTAGCCCATCCATGATGCAAAAGACTCCTAAG GAATCAGCTTCAGATCCAAAAGCTCCTGCTATGCTGAAGCACATCATGAAATCTCCAGCTGTGAG AACATCACCAGAAACTGTTTCAGAGTTGGGAAATAAAACA ATTCCAGGAAGTGGAACTCCAAAAGCACGCATGGATAATGCCATTGCTTCAGCAATATCATGTGAGATGGGGGAAATTTCTGAACTAGAGTTGCCTGCGCTGTTAGAAAATGATGTAAATGTACAAAAAGCTGAGGCTTGTAGAAAGGAGCTTGAAGAT TTATGCATTTCGTTGAAAAGGAAACATGAAGAAGCCAAAGAGCTAGCAGTGCGGGCTATTGTTAACAACAATACAATGCTGATGTTAAACCATCCAATGTTTGAGGATAAA ATTTGTGCTCTTCAGAAATTTGCTAGCAATCTGAGATCCAAGAAGGTTTTATTCGAGGATATTAGTGCCATTGATGCT CATTAA